The following coding sequences lie in one Klebsiella huaxiensis genomic window:
- the phoP gene encoding two-component system response regulator PhoP, protein MRVLVVEDNALLRHHLKVQLQELGHQVDAAEDAKEADYYLGEHVPDIAIVDLGLPDEDGLSLIRRWRGHDVSVPILVLTAREGWQDKVEVLSAGADDYVTKPFHIEEVAARMQALLRRNSGLASQVISIPPFQVDLSRRELSVNDQPIKLTAFEYTIMETLIRNRGKVVSKDSLMLQLYPDAELRESHTIDVLMGRLRKKIQAEHPQDVITTVRGQGYLFELRG, encoded by the coding sequence ATGCGCGTACTCGTGGTTGAGGACAACGCTCTGCTGCGCCATCACCTGAAAGTTCAGTTGCAGGAATTGGGCCATCAGGTAGATGCGGCGGAAGATGCGAAGGAAGCAGATTACTATCTGGGTGAACACGTTCCGGACATCGCTATTGTTGATCTTGGCCTGCCGGATGAGGACGGTCTGTCGCTCATTCGCCGCTGGCGCGGTCACGACGTCTCGGTGCCGATTCTGGTGCTCACCGCGCGTGAAGGGTGGCAGGACAAGGTCGAAGTTCTCAGCGCCGGGGCCGATGACTATGTCACCAAACCGTTTCATATCGAAGAGGTCGCCGCCCGCATGCAGGCTCTGCTGCGGCGTAACAGCGGCCTGGCCTCACAGGTTATCTCCATCCCGCCTTTCCAGGTTGATTTGTCGCGTCGCGAGCTGTCGGTCAACGACCAGCCGATCAAGCTTACCGCTTTCGAATACACCATTATGGAAACGCTGATCCGTAACCGGGGCAAAGTGGTCAGTAAAGACTCGCTGATGCTGCAACTCTATCCCGACGCCGAACTACGCGAAAGCCACACCATTGATGTACTTATGGGAAGACTGCGCAAGAAAATCCAGGCCGAGCATCCGCAGGATGTGATTACGACGGTCCGCGGCCAGGGTTATCTGTTCGAACTACGCGGATGA